A stretch of Plodia interpunctella isolate USDA-ARS_2022_Savannah chromosome 15, ilPloInte3.2, whole genome shotgun sequence DNA encodes these proteins:
- the LOC128675964 gene encoding alpha-(1,3)-fucosyltransferase C-like has protein sequence MSQVVHKYNLHKYIILFLSILCIDNFITYFMYVKTDTGSKKTYYILRWKIGGNNPLRVLGTGSSKFIELKCPYQNCHVTDDRKYFPNVSDFDALVFCGRQAIKFPRSDLPQERSPSQKYIFAMTEPAPMFMSCNPLLEDLFNWTWTYKLSSDIRFSYILIYDLNGREVGPKINMNWPMEMKPIQDETTKSILDGKSKAAAWVVSRCTTNSRREMFVKKLRPELSKLNLSLDVYGRCGDMGRVDDGRCKELLKRDYYFYLSFENSLAWDYVSEKLLTALLNYAVPVVYGGADYTRFLPPGSYLDALNLGPMELARTMKEIIENKTRYYDFFRWRNHFVYKRGENSTEICNVCTALNKDLHTNLNIRSGFRLWWIAENDYKLKTCRF, from the exons ATGTCTCAGGTCGTGCACAAAtataacttacataaatatattatattatttttaagcatattgtgtatagataattttattacatatttcatGTATGTGAAAACAGATACTGGcagtaaaaaaacatattatattttacgatGGAAGATAGGTGGAAACAATCCATTGCGTGTTCTGGGAACAGGATCAAGTAAGTTTATAGAATTGAAGTGCCCGTACCAAAACTGTCACGTTACCGACGACAggaaatattttccaaatgtATCAGATTTTGATGCTTTAGTATTTTGCGGAAGACAGGCAATAAAATTTCCGCGCAGTGATTTGCCACAAGAGAGATCACCCTcacaaaagtatatatttgcAATGACTGAACCAGCTCCTATGTTTATGTCTTGCAATCCTCTGTTAGAGGACTTATTTAACTGGACGTGGACTTATAAACTAAGTTCAGACATTCGATTTTCTTATATACTCATTTATGACCTGAACGGCCGTGAGGTGGGcccaaaaataaacatgaactGGCCTATGGAGATGAAACCGATTCAAGATGAAACAACTAAGTCTATATTGGATGGCAAGTCTAAGGCTGCTGCATGGGTTGTATCACGCTGTACAACTAATAGCCGAAGAGAAATGTTTGTTAAGAAGTTGAGACCAGAGTTATCCAAATTAAATCTGTCGTTGGATGTGTACGGAAGGTGTGGTGACATGGGCCGGGTGGACGACGGCAGGTGTAAAGAATTACTGAAAAGAGactattatttctatttgtcCTTCGAGAATTCTCTCGCTTGGGATTATGTGTCGGAGAAACTTCTGACCGCACTGCTGAATTACGCCGTCCCTGTGGTTTACGGTGGTGCAGATTATACTCG ATTTCTACCTCCGGGCAGCTATTTAGACGCACTCAACCTTGGACCAATGGAACTAGCGAGGACcatgaaagaaataatagaaaataaaacaagatattatgatttttttcggTGGCGAAACCATTTCGTATACAAACGAGGAGAGAACTCTACTGAAATTTGCAACGTTTGTACTGCGCTCAATAAGGACTTAcatactaatttaaatattcgcAGTGGATTTAGACTTTGGTGGATCGCCGaaaatgattataaattaaaaacttgtaGATTTTGA
- the LOC128675962 gene encoding alpha-(1,3)-fucosyltransferase C-like produces MSQVARQHSSYKYTILFVNILFVDIFITCFVYMRADTGSKKTYHILRWKIGGNNPLRVLGTGSSKFIELKCPYQNCHVTDDRKYFPNVSDFDALVFCGRQAIKFPRSDLPQERSPSQKYIFAMTEPAPMFMSCNDLLEDLFNWTWTYKLSSDIRFSYIVIYDLNGREVGPKANMNWPMEMKPIQDETTKAILDGKSKAATWIVSRCATLSKREIFVEKMRPELSKLNLTLDVYGRCGDLGPVEDGVSKELIKRDYYFYLSFENSLAWDYVSEKLLTALLNYAVPVVYGGADYTRFLPPGSYLDAHKFSPMELARTMKEIIENRTRYYDFFRWRNHFVYKYGDKTSEICNVCAALNKNTPNNLNLRHGFRHWWAGEYKYRFKRCSKKYILP; encoded by the exons ATGTCTCAGGTCGCTCGTCAACATAgctcatataaatatacaatattatttgtaaacatattgtttgtagatatttttattacatgttttgtttatatgaGAGCAGATACTGGcagtaaaaaaacttatcatATTTTACGATGGAAGATAGGTGGAAACAATCCATTGCGTGTTTTGGGTACAGGATCAAGTAAGTTTATAGAATTGAAGTGCCCGTACCAAAACTGTCACGTTACCGACGACAggaaatattttccaaatgtATCAGATTTTGATGCTTTAGTATTTTGCGGAAGACAGGCAATAAAATTTCCGCGCAGTGATTTGCCACAAGAGAGATCACCCTcacaaaagtatatatttgcAATGACTGAACCAGCTCCTATGTTTATGTCTTGTAATGATCTGTTGGAGGACTTATTTAACTGGACGTGGACTTATAAACTAAGTTCAGACATTCGATTTTCTTACATAGTAATTTATGACCTGAACGGCCGTGAGGTGGGCCCAAAAGCAAACATGAACTGGCCTATGGAGATGAAACCGATTCAAGATGAAACAACTAAGGCTATATTGGATGGCAAGTCTAAGGCGGCTACATGGATTGTATCACGTTGTGCAACGCTTAGCAAAAGAGAAATATTTGTCGAGAAAATGAGACCAGAGTtatccaaattaaatttaactttggATGTGTACGGAAGGTGTGGTGATTTGGGCCCGGTGGAAGACGGTGTAAGTAAGGAATTGATTAAGAGAGactattatttctatttgtcCTTTGAGAATTCTCTCGCTTGGGATTATGTATCGGAGAAACTTCTGACCGCACTGCTTAATTACGCCGTCCCTGTGGTTTACGGTGGTGCAGATTATACTCG ATTTCTCCCTCCAGGCAGTTATTTAGATGCTCACAAGTTTAGTCCAATGGAACTAGCGAGGACCATGAaggaaataatagaaaatagaacCAGATATTATGATTTCTTTCGGTGGCGAAACCATTTCGTATACAAATATGGAGACAAAACTTCTGAAATTTGTAACGTTTGTGCTGCGCTCAATAAAAACACAcccaataatttaaatcttcGCCACGGATTTAGGCATTGGTGGGCTGGCGAGTATAAGTATAGATTCAAAAGATgttcgaaaaaatatattttaccctAA
- the LOC128676073 gene encoding alpha-(1,3)-fucosyltransferase C-like has protein sequence FIFLFNWTWTYKLSSDIRWSYILIYDLEGNELGPKLDMNWSTEMKPIQDTKTKAILNGKTKTAAWFVSHCKTNGQREKYVHKLKPELAKLNLILDVYGKCGNLVCPMGDNKCNELVKTDYYFYLSFENSIAWDYVTEKLLTALLNYAVPVVYGGADYSRFLPPGSYLNANELNPKELARTMKEIIQNKTRYYVFFRWRNHYVYKYGENASEICNVCTALNRDPII, from the exons tttatttttttatttaactggaCGTGGACTTATAAACTTAGTTCAGACATTCGATGGTCTTACATACTAATATATGATTTGGAGGGCAATGAATTGGGCCCAAAACTAGACATGAACTGGTCTACGGAAATGAAACCTATTCAAGATACGAAAACGAAGGCTATATTGAATGGCAAAACTAAGACTGCTGCGTGGTTTGTATCACACTGTAAAACTAATGGCCAAAGAGAAAAGTATGTCCATAAGTTGAAACCAGAGTTAGCTAAATTAAATCTTATACTGGACGTGTACGGGAAGTGCGGTAATTTGGTATGCCCCATGGGAGacaataaatgtaatgaaCTGGTGAAGAcagactattatttttatttgtccttTGAGAACTCTATCGCGTGGGATTATGTGACGGAGAAACTTCTGACCGCACTGCTTAATTACGCCGTCCCTGTGGTTTACGGTGGTGCAGATTATTCTCG atttctacCTCCCGGCAGTTATTTAAACGCTAACGAGCTAAATCCAAAGGAACTAGCGAGAACGATGAaggaaataatacaaaataaaaccagatattatgttttttttcggTGGCGGAATCATTACGTATACAAATACGGAGAGAACGCTTCAGAAATTTGTAACGTTTGTACTGCGCTCAATAGAGAcccaataatttaa